The proteins below are encoded in one region of Tsuneonella sp. CC-YZS046:
- a CDS encoding phosphatase PAP2 family protein, giving the protein MQPDAQISLRRDKDWRIDPVWAYAIAAACWSGFAIMAWLVAHAQTGSLDEAGLLLWRIEATLTPAGPGSLTGLMQGITILGGVPARSLAAVLAILALVRLNRRREATLLGIMVVAGWIVNSGMKWIFGRARPDIVPHLTEAGGFSFPSGHSFNSAVVYFGIALAFAAISKSAAMRGAMMASAALLSLAIAWSRVWLGVHFPSDIIAGWLAGTGWIFLAHALLDRRASIKP; this is encoded by the coding sequence ATGCAGCCTGATGCGCAAATTTCCCTGAGGCGCGACAAGGATTGGCGGATCGATCCGGTCTGGGCCTATGCGATTGCGGCGGCATGCTGGTCGGGCTTCGCAATCATGGCCTGGCTGGTCGCTCACGCGCAGACAGGCAGCCTCGATGAAGCAGGCTTGCTGCTATGGCGCATCGAAGCCACTCTCACCCCCGCCGGCCCCGGATCGCTGACCGGATTGATGCAGGGGATCACCATTCTCGGGGGCGTTCCGGCCCGAAGCCTTGCCGCGGTTCTGGCTATCCTGGCTCTGGTGCGGCTGAACCGGCGGCGCGAAGCGACACTGCTCGGCATAATGGTTGTTGCCGGCTGGATTGTAAACAGCGGGATGAAATGGATTTTCGGCCGTGCCCGACCGGATATTGTTCCCCACCTGACGGAAGCGGGCGGTTTCAGCTTTCCCAGCGGCCACAGCTTCAATTCAGCCGTGGTATATTTCGGAATCGCCCTGGCCTTCGCCGCGATCAGCAAGTCCGCAGCTATGCGCGGCGCGATGATGGCGAGCGCGGCACTGCTGAGCCTCGCCATCGCCTGGAGCCGGGTATGGCTGGGGGTTCATTTCCCCAGCGACATCATCGCCGGCTGGCTGGCGGGAACGGGCTGGATATTCCTCGCCCATGCCCTCCTTGATCGGCGAGCAAGCATCAAGCCCTAG
- a CDS encoding 2-oxoacid:acceptor oxidoreductase subunit alpha — MATLVVEKQAGQTTPEAVVVRFAGDSGDGMQLTGGQFTLSTALAGNDLATFPDFPAEIRAPQGTLFGVSAFQINFGSTSIETAGDAPDVLIAMNPAALKVNLPALKPGGLVIADTGEFNKRNLEKAKYDTNPLEDGSLAKWDVLAFDISALTLESVKPFGLGNKEALRCKNMWTLGLALWMFDRPREPIHEWLKQKFAKAPELAEANIAALDAGHSYGETAEISGPLKQLHIDPAESEPGVYRTITGAEAISLGLVAGAQLASLPMFFGGYPITPASAILHHLARLKEFGITTFQAEDEIAAICAAIGASYAGQLGVTSSSGPGIALKGEAMGLAIMTELPLVIVNSQRGGPSTGLPTKTEQSDLYQAVYGRNGDAPMPVIAARSPADAFECAIEACRIAVQYMTPVMLLTDGYIGNAAEPWKVPDPSAYEPFPVSFLEEKNAGDQLLPFKRDAKGARPWIKPGTPGLMHRIGGIEKAIDTGHIDYSPENHQAMTDARRDKIDGVARSIPAQDVAIGNPSGKLAVVGWGSTFGPIHQAVRRARRKGLDVSHVHVRHVWPLPANLGELLRGYDNILVPEMNTGQFKTVLRDQYLVDAKPLNKTSGQPFSIAELEEAIAKFFDGIPDNEGGEVPPSDTQLPSPKAVNP; from the coding sequence ATGGCGACTCTTGTGGTCGAAAAGCAGGCCGGGCAAACCACTCCGGAAGCCGTTGTGGTGCGGTTCGCCGGCGATAGCGGTGACGGCATGCAGCTTACGGGTGGGCAGTTTACCCTGTCCACCGCGCTGGCCGGCAACGATCTGGCGACATTCCCGGATTTCCCGGCGGAAATCCGCGCGCCGCAGGGCACGCTGTTCGGGGTTTCGGCGTTCCAGATCAATTTCGGCTCGACTTCGATCGAAACCGCCGGCGACGCGCCCGATGTGCTGATCGCGATGAACCCGGCGGCGCTCAAGGTGAACCTGCCGGCGCTCAAGCCGGGCGGGCTTGTGATCGCCGACACCGGCGAGTTCAACAAGCGCAACCTCGAGAAGGCCAAATACGACACGAATCCGCTGGAAGACGGCAGCCTGGCCAAGTGGGATGTGCTCGCGTTCGATATTTCCGCCCTTACGCTGGAATCCGTGAAGCCGTTCGGCCTTGGCAACAAGGAAGCGCTGCGCTGCAAGAACATGTGGACCCTGGGGCTCGCCCTCTGGATGTTCGATCGCCCGCGCGAACCGATTCATGAGTGGCTCAAGCAGAAATTCGCCAAGGCGCCCGAACTGGCCGAGGCGAATATCGCCGCGCTGGATGCGGGGCATTCCTATGGCGAAACGGCGGAGATTTCCGGCCCGCTCAAGCAGCTTCACATCGATCCGGCCGAAAGCGAGCCGGGTGTCTATCGCACCATCACCGGCGCGGAGGCGATCAGCCTCGGGCTGGTCGCGGGTGCGCAGCTGGCAAGCCTGCCGATGTTCTTCGGCGGCTATCCGATCACTCCCGCCTCGGCGATTCTGCATCATCTGGCGCGGTTGAAGGAATTCGGCATCACGACCTTCCAGGCGGAGGACGAGATCGCCGCGATCTGCGCCGCCATCGGGGCATCCTATGCGGGGCAACTGGGCGTCACCAGTTCATCTGGTCCCGGCATCGCGCTGAAGGGCGAGGCGATGGGCCTGGCGATCATGACCGAGCTTCCGCTGGTCATCGTCAATTCCCAGCGCGGCGGGCCTTCCACTGGCCTGCCCACCAAGACGGAGCAGTCCGATCTCTATCAGGCGGTCTATGGCCGCAATGGCGATGCGCCGATGCCGGTGATCGCGGCACGCAGCCCGGCCGATGCTTTCGAATGCGCGATCGAGGCGTGCCGCATCGCGGTGCAATACATGACCCCGGTGATGCTGCTGACCGACGGCTATATCGGCAATGCGGCCGAGCCATGGAAAGTGCCGGACCCCTCCGCTTATGAACCGTTCCCGGTGAGCTTCCTCGAAGAGAAGAATGCCGGCGATCAGTTGCTTCCCTTCAAGCGCGACGCCAAGGGCGCGCGTCCGTGGATCAAGCCGGGCACGCCCGGGCTGATGCACCGCATCGGCGGGATCGAGAAGGCCATCGATACCGGCCATATCGATTATTCTCCCGAGAACCACCAGGCCATGACGGATGCCCGCCGCGACAAGATCGACGGTGTGGCCAGGAGCATTCCTGCGCAGGACGTCGCGATCGGCAATCCGTCGGGCAAGCTGGCCGTCGTGGGATGGGGCTCCACCTTCGGGCCGATTCACCAGGCGGTCCGCCGCGCGCGCCGCAAGGGGCTGGACGTCAGCCATGTCCATGTCCGCCACGTCTGGCCCTTGCCGGCCAATCTCGGCGAGTTGCTGCGTGGTTATGACAATATTCTCGTGCCGGAAATGAACACGGGCCAGTTCAAGACGGTGCTGCGCGACCAGTATCTGGTCGATGCCAAGCCGCTCAACAAGACCAGCGGCCAGCCTTTCTCCATCGCGGAACTGGAAGAGGCCATCGCCAAGTTCTTCGACGGCATTCCCGATAATGAAGGCGGCGAGGTTCCGCCGAGCGACACCCAGTTGCCCAGCCCGAAGGCAGTCAACCCATGA
- a CDS encoding RNA pyrophosphohydrolase, whose product MSREKSLPYRPCVGVMLVNHRRQAFVGKRIDTKEGDWWQMPQGGIDEGEEPMQAALRELNEETGLQSRHVSLIAQTREELLYDLPRELLGKLWGGRYRGQRQHWFLARFTGQDSDFNLAAHDPAEFCDWRWVDPEQLPQLIIPFKAQVYQAILDEFRPLI is encoded by the coding sequence ATGAGCCGAGAGAAATCCCTGCCCTATCGCCCCTGCGTCGGCGTGATGCTGGTCAACCACCGGCGCCAGGCCTTTGTCGGCAAGCGGATCGACACCAAGGAAGGCGATTGGTGGCAAATGCCCCAGGGCGGAATCGACGAGGGCGAGGAGCCGATGCAGGCCGCGCTTCGCGAGCTGAATGAAGAGACAGGCCTGCAGTCCCGGCATGTGTCGCTCATCGCCCAGACGCGCGAGGAGCTGCTCTACGACCTTCCCCGCGAACTCCTGGGCAAGTTGTGGGGCGGCCGCTACCGGGGCCAGCGCCAGCACTGGTTCCTGGCGCGATTCACGGGGCAGGACAGCGATTTCAACCTTGCCGCCCACGACCCGGCCGAATTCTGCGACTGGCGCTGGGTCGACCCCGAGCAGCTGCCGCAGCTTATCATCCCCTTCAAGGCGCAGGTCTATCAGGCGATATTGGACGAGTTCCGCCCGCTGATCTGA
- a CDS encoding 2-oxoacid:ferredoxin oxidoreductase subunit beta, translated as MNEMTTITTTLKDWETDQEVRWCPGCGDYAILKAVQRTLPEIGADPAKTVFVSGIGCSSRFPYYMESYGFHTIHGRAPAFATGIKLANPELDIWLVTGDGDGMSIGGNHTMHLLRRNLNCQIMLFNNEIYGLTKGQYSPTSRVGTTSPSTPLGSVDRPASPCAFALGAGARFVARGFDVSKDLPAVLKAAHAHKGAAFVEIFQNCIVYNKDVFAGFTEKKFADENQLWLNDGEPMLFAKGTKGIALDAEKLTLTVVDVVDGDWQSAGVIVHDVTNRSIAHMLVELPFGPFPMALGVIYDDPRPTFEQSVIDQNAKASEGKQADLAKLLAKGQTWTVEA; from the coding sequence ATGAACGAAATGACCACGATCACCACGACGCTCAAGGATTGGGAAACCGATCAGGAAGTCCGCTGGTGCCCCGGCTGCGGCGATTACGCGATCCTCAAGGCGGTCCAGCGGACCCTGCCTGAAATCGGCGCCGATCCGGCCAAGACAGTGTTTGTATCGGGTATCGGCTGCTCCAGCCGCTTTCCCTATTACATGGAAAGCTACGGCTTCCACACGATCCATGGTCGCGCCCCGGCCTTCGCCACCGGCATCAAGCTCGCCAATCCGGAGCTGGATATCTGGCTGGTGACGGGCGACGGCGATGGCATGTCGATCGGCGGCAATCACACCATGCATCTGCTGCGCCGCAATCTGAACTGCCAGATCATGCTGTTCAACAACGAGATCTACGGCCTGACCAAGGGGCAGTATTCCCCGACCAGCCGGGTCGGCACGACCAGCCCGTCCACCCCGCTCGGCTCCGTCGATCGCCCGGCCAGCCCCTGCGCCTTCGCGCTGGGCGCGGGCGCGCGCTTCGTGGCGCGGGGCTTCGACGTTTCCAAGGATCTGCCGGCGGTGCTGAAGGCGGCCCACGCCCATAAGGGTGCGGCTTTCGTCGAGATCTTCCAGAACTGCATCGTCTATAACAAGGACGTCTTCGCTGGTTTCACCGAGAAGAAGTTCGCGGATGAAAACCAGCTCTGGTTGAACGATGGCGAGCCGATGCTGTTCGCCAAGGGCACCAAGGGCATTGCGCTCGACGCTGAGAAGCTGACGCTGACCGTGGTGGATGTCGTCGATGGCGATTGGCAATCGGCCGGCGTGATCGTGCATGATGTGACCAATCGGTCCATCGCGCATATGCTGGTCGAGCTGCCGTTCGGCCCGTTTCCGATGGCGCTGGGCGTCATCTATGACGATCCGCGCCCCACGTTCGAGCAGAGCGTGATCGACCAGAACGCCAAGGCGAGCGAGGGTAAGCAGGCCGATCTCGCCAAGCTGCTGGCGAAGGGCCAGACCTGGACCGTGGAGGCATAA
- a CDS encoding tetratricopeptide repeat protein: protein MRYYPAALALSLFAAVTASAGLGATGEPDPRAARLIEEGRVALDAGDTQGAVDAFEAALAVDPGYTPTYLELARAARKEGLQGKAIHYYREALKQDPANFSALSGEGAALVEKGAIEKARRNLTKLQSLCGESCSETRTLATSIETGPTQTVVTAEAVKPEVVITQN, encoded by the coding sequence ATGCGCTACTATCCTGCCGCCCTTGCCCTTTCGCTGTTCGCCGCGGTGACGGCCAGTGCGGGCCTGGGCGCGACCGGCGAGCCCGATCCGCGTGCAGCCCGCCTGATCGAAGAAGGCCGGGTGGCGCTGGATGCGGGGGATACTCAAGGTGCGGTGGATGCCTTCGAGGCGGCCCTGGCGGTCGATCCGGGCTATACGCCGACCTATCTCGAACTGGCCCGTGCGGCCCGCAAGGAAGGGCTGCAGGGCAAGGCCATCCATTATTACCGTGAGGCGTTGAAGCAGGACCCGGCCAATTTTTCCGCGCTTTCCGGCGAGGGGGCGGCCCTGGTGGAAAAGGGCGCGATCGAAAAGGCGCGGCGCAACCTGACCAAGCTGCAGAGCCTGTGCGGGGAAAGCTGCTCGGAAACGCGGACGCTGGCAACCAGCATCGAAACCGGGCCGACGCAGACGGTGGTGACCGCCGAGGCGGTGAAGCCGGAAGTGGTGATTACCCAAAACTGA
- a CDS encoding neutral zinc metallopeptidase: protein MRLRDFNPANIRVEDQRGMRFPGGGGGKLGCGGIVLVLIASLVFGVDPAQMLGSLEQVQQSAPAGQQAGGTTASESCNTDALSKESCAVLASLNQTWEPLFKQASIPFQQPKLVFYSQAGRSGCGAAQSAMGPFYCPSDHGIYIDTDFYREMEQRLGAGGDFARAYVMAHEYGHHVQTLTGVSDQVRSAQSQNPSQANPLQVRMELQADCYAGVWAAKNADLIEAGDIEEGLTAAHAIGDDTLMKQAGQRPVEAAFTHGSSAQRMEWLRRGLETGNEDQCDTFADLRR from the coding sequence ATGCGGCTAAGAGACTTCAATCCTGCCAATATCCGGGTGGAAGACCAGCGCGGGATGCGTTTTCCGGGCGGCGGTGGCGGCAAGCTGGGCTGCGGCGGCATCGTGCTGGTGCTGATCGCATCGCTGGTGTTCGGCGTCGATCCGGCGCAGATGCTGGGAAGCCTGGAGCAAGTCCAGCAGAGCGCGCCGGCCGGGCAGCAGGCGGGCGGCACAACCGCCAGCGAAAGCTGCAATACGGATGCGCTGAGCAAGGAAAGCTGCGCCGTCCTCGCCTCGCTCAACCAGACATGGGAACCGCTGTTCAAGCAGGCGAGTATCCCGTTCCAGCAACCCAAGCTGGTCTTTTATTCGCAGGCCGGGCGTTCCGGATGCGGCGCGGCGCAAAGCGCGATGGGCCCGTTCTACTGCCCCAGCGACCACGGCATCTATATCGATACGGATTTCTACCGGGAAATGGAGCAGCGCCTGGGCGCGGGCGGCGATTTCGCGCGGGCCTATGTGATGGCGCATGAATATGGCCATCACGTGCAGACTCTCACCGGGGTTTCCGATCAGGTGCGCAGCGCGCAATCGCAGAATCCTTCCCAGGCCAACCCGCTGCAGGTGCGGATGGAACTGCAGGCGGATTGCTACGCCGGGGTCTGGGCCGCCAAGAACGCCGATCTGATCGAGGCGGGCGATATCGAGGAAGGGCTGACGGCCGCGCACGCGATCGGCGACGACACTTTGATGAAACAAGCGGGGCAGCGGCCCGTTGAAGCTGCATTCACCCATGGAAGCAGCGCGCAGCGGATGGAATGGCTGCGGCGAGGATTGGAGACAGGCAATGAAGATCAGTGCGACACTTTCGCCGATCTCAGGAGATAG
- the guaB gene encoding IMP dehydrogenase, with translation MDIPTGLTFDDVLLRPGASDILPSQADTSTRLTRGIALNIPVLSAAMDTVTEADMAIVMAQLGGIGVLHRNLSIREQCAAVRSVKRFESGMVVNPITISPDATLGEAQKLMQANRISGIPVVEKGGKLVGILTHRDVRFADNPSQPVRELMTSENLATASPGVSQEEARRLLHQRRIEKLLVVDEAYHCIGLITVKDIEKAVTYPSATKDSAGRLRVAAATTVGDKGFERTEALIDAECDVVIIDTAHGHNRDVAKAVERVKKLSNAVQVVAGNVATAEATRALIDAGADAVKVGIGPGSICTTRIVAGVGVPQLTAIMESAAEAAKSDIPVIGDGGLRTSGDAAKALAAGASTIMIGSLLAGTEEAPGETFLYQGRAYKSYRGMGSVGAMARGSADRYFQQDIKDQMKLVPEGIEGQVPFKGSAKDVIHQLVGGIKAAMGYTGSATIEDLRTRAKFIRITNSGLTESHVHDVSITREAPNYPTR, from the coding sequence ATGGATATCCCGACCGGCCTGACATTCGACGACGTGCTGCTGCGTCCCGGGGCGAGCGATATCCTGCCCTCTCAGGCGGACACCAGCACCCGGCTGACTCGCGGCATCGCTCTCAACATTCCTGTCCTCTCGGCGGCGATGGATACCGTCACCGAAGCGGACATGGCGATCGTCATGGCGCAGCTCGGCGGCATCGGGGTGCTTCACCGCAACCTCTCGATCAGGGAACAATGCGCGGCGGTGCGCAGCGTGAAGCGGTTCGAGAGCGGGATGGTGGTCAATCCCATCACCATTTCGCCGGATGCGACGCTGGGCGAAGCGCAGAAGCTGATGCAGGCCAACCGGATCAGCGGCATTCCCGTGGTGGAAAAGGGCGGGAAGCTGGTAGGCATCCTGACGCACCGCGATGTCCGCTTCGCCGACAATCCCAGCCAGCCCGTGCGGGAATTGATGACCAGCGAGAATCTCGCCACCGCAAGCCCCGGCGTCAGCCAGGAGGAAGCGCGGCGGCTGCTGCACCAGCGCAGGATAGAGAAGCTGCTGGTAGTGGACGAGGCCTATCATTGCATCGGCCTGATTACGGTGAAGGATATCGAAAAGGCCGTCACCTACCCGAGCGCCACCAAGGATAGTGCAGGCCGCCTGCGGGTGGCGGCGGCGACCACGGTGGGCGACAAGGGCTTCGAACGGACCGAGGCGCTGATCGACGCCGAATGCGATGTGGTGATCATCGATACCGCGCATGGCCATAATCGCGATGTGGCCAAGGCGGTGGAGCGGGTGAAGAAGCTGTCAAACGCCGTGCAGGTGGTGGCGGGCAATGTCGCCACGGCGGAAGCGACCCGGGCATTGATCGATGCAGGGGCGGATGCGGTCAAGGTCGGGATCGGCCCCGGCTCCATCTGCACCACCCGGATCGTCGCGGGCGTGGGCGTGCCCCAGCTTACCGCGATCATGGAAAGCGCCGCCGAAGCCGCGAAATCGGATATTCCGGTGATCGGCGACGGGGGGCTGCGGACCTCCGGCGACGCGGCCAAGGCGCTGGCCGCCGGCGCTTCCACCATCATGATCGGATCGCTGCTGGCGGGCACGGAGGAGGCGCCGGGCGAAACCTTCCTCTACCAGGGCCGCGCCTACAAGTCCTATCGCGGAATGGGTTCGGTGGGCGCAATGGCGCGGGGCAGCGCCGACCGCTATTTCCAGCAGGACATCAAGGACCAGATGAAGCTGGTGCCGGAAGGGATCGAAGGCCAGGTGCCGTTCAAAGGCTCGGCCAAGGACGTGATTCATCAGCTTGTCGGCGGGATCAAGGCGGCCATGGGCTATACCGGTTCCGCCACGATCGAGGATCTGCGCACCCGGGCGAAGTTCATCCGGATCACCAATTCGGGCCTTACCGAAAGCCATGTCCATGACGTGTCGATCACGCGAGAAGCGCCGAACTATCCGACGCGGTAG
- a CDS encoding cyclopropane-fatty-acyl-phospholipid synthase family protein, which produces MRIQGLGRGIALLEGGGRIGAGPAWLARIFAGGFHRLLDRIDRGLEYGEIRTILPEGTIRTLGGRKPGFEATVTIHDWRALWRLATTGSVGWYQAWEAGEWDSPDPVPLFALFMANGEALGDAGRAHGPWRLLARAIHWLNCNSRKGARRNIRLHYDLGNDFYAQWLDPTMSYSSALFDQGGTLEQGQRRKWARLAERLGSPGTLLEIGCGWGGLSGFIAQRGARVTAISLSDEQLEWAKRHQPGLVDYRKQDYRDIRGQFDAIVSVEMVEAVGRQYWPAYMDCIAQCLKPGGRAAIQFISMKESLFEHYAASADFIQAYIFPGGLLIREKEFRKLAAERLLSWEDQQDFGLDYAETLRLWRMNFDAAAAEGGLPPDVDERFRNLWRYYLMYCEGGFRGEGITVSQVTLVKSVQA; this is translated from the coding sequence ATGCGGATACAGGGGTTGGGCAGAGGAATTGCGCTGCTCGAAGGCGGCGGCAGGATCGGGGCAGGCCCCGCATGGCTGGCTCGTATCTTCGCAGGCGGATTTCATCGCCTGCTCGACCGGATCGACCGGGGGCTGGAATATGGGGAGATCAGAACCATCCTCCCCGAAGGAACAATCCGGACCCTGGGCGGTCGCAAGCCCGGGTTCGAGGCGACGGTCACAATTCACGATTGGAGAGCCTTGTGGCGCCTGGCCACCACCGGCTCGGTCGGCTGGTATCAGGCATGGGAAGCGGGCGAATGGGATAGCCCTGACCCGGTTCCGCTCTTCGCCTTGTTCATGGCCAATGGCGAGGCATTGGGGGATGCGGGGCGTGCCCACGGGCCCTGGCGCCTGCTGGCGCGCGCGATCCATTGGTTGAATTGCAACAGCCGGAAAGGGGCCCGGCGCAACATCCGGCTGCATTACGATTTGGGTAACGACTTCTATGCCCAATGGCTTGACCCGACCATGAGCTATTCGAGCGCCTTGTTCGATCAGGGTGGAACGCTGGAGCAGGGCCAGAGACGCAAATGGGCGCGCCTGGCTGAACGGCTTGGTTCGCCCGGAACATTGCTGGAAATCGGTTGCGGCTGGGGTGGCTTGTCCGGTTTTATTGCGCAGCGTGGCGCGCGCGTCACGGCCATCAGCCTTTCGGATGAGCAACTCGAATGGGCAAAACGCCATCAGCCCGGGCTAGTGGATTACCGCAAGCAGGATTATCGTGACATTCGCGGGCAGTTTGATGCGATCGTCAGTGTCGAGATGGTCGAAGCGGTGGGGCGGCAATACTGGCCTGCCTATATGGATTGTATCGCGCAGTGCCTGAAGCCCGGCGGACGGGCCGCGATCCAGTTCATATCCATGAAGGAGTCGCTGTTTGAGCATTATGCCGCGAGCGCGGATTTCATTCAGGCCTACATATTCCCCGGCGGGCTGCTGATCCGCGAGAAGGAATTTCGCAAACTAGCGGCCGAACGCCTGCTGTCGTGGGAGGATCAGCAGGATTTCGGACTGGACTATGCCGAAACCTTGCGGCTCTGGCGGATGAATTTCGATGCCGCGGCGGCCGAAGGCGGATTGCCGCCCGATGTCGATGAACGCTTCCGCAACCTGTGGCGCTATTACCTGATGTATTGTGAAGGCGGCTTTCGAGGCGAGGGCATTACAGTCAGCCAGGTAACGCTCGTCAAATCCGTACAGGCGTGA
- a CDS encoding RsmB/NOP family class I SAM-dependent RNA methyltransferase, with protein sequence MTPAARVQAAIELLDLIIAAARSGGASADRLIADWFRTRRFAGSKDRRAVRELVYGAIRACGEIPETGRAAMLRLAEGDSSIRQLFDGSPHAPYPLQDGEPVAGAGHAPGWLEELLAGSDIRQDELAGLLERAPLDCRINSLRQGRADELPEPGEPTLAAHGLRFPTGTRVEQWEAYQAGAIEVQDTASQLVCEAVGAMPGELIVDLCAGAGGKTLALAAAMDNRGRLLACDIDRTRLSRLGPRAERAGAAMIETRLLNPGEEAALLADWAGLADAVLVDAPCSGTGTWRRNPEARWRLDRRELERLARAQAHVLDVAAGLVKPGGRLLYAVCSVLDAEGPDRVDAFLAARPGWRADRPDLPAGRQRGQGIRLTPLHDGTDGFFVARLVSPC encoded by the coding sequence ATGACGCCTGCCGCCCGCGTTCAGGCAGCGATCGAGCTGCTGGATCTTATCATTGCCGCCGCGCGCAGCGGTGGGGCTTCGGCGGACCGTCTCATCGCGGACTGGTTCCGCACTCGCCGCTTTGCCGGGAGCAAGGACCGGCGGGCGGTGCGCGAGCTGGTCTACGGAGCGATTCGCGCCTGCGGCGAAATTCCGGAAACTGGCCGCGCCGCGATGCTGCGGCTGGCTGAAGGCGACTCTTCCATCCGCCAATTGTTCGACGGATCGCCCCATGCGCCTTATCCCTTGCAGGATGGAGAGCCGGTGGCAGGGGCGGGCCATGCGCCCGGCTGGCTGGAGGAATTGCTGGCGGGTTCCGACATTCGCCAGGACGAGCTGGCTGGCTTGCTGGAGCGCGCGCCGCTCGATTGCCGGATCAATAGCCTGCGGCAAGGCCGGGCGGATGAATTGCCGGAGCCGGGCGAACCCACGCTTGCGGCGCATGGCCTGCGTTTCCCCACCGGCACGCGTGTCGAGCAATGGGAAGCCTATCAGGCCGGGGCTATCGAGGTGCAGGACACGGCATCCCAGCTCGTGTGCGAAGCCGTGGGCGCCATGCCCGGAGAGTTGATTGTCGACCTCTGCGCGGGGGCAGGGGGCAAGACCCTGGCCCTGGCGGCGGCCATGGACAATCGTGGACGGTTGCTGGCGTGCGATATTGATCGCACCCGCTTGTCGCGCCTGGGGCCGCGGGCCGAGCGCGCCGGTGCGGCCATGATCGAGACGCGCCTGCTCAACCCGGGGGAAGAGGCGGCGTTATTGGCGGACTGGGCTGGCCTTGCCGATGCCGTGCTGGTCGATGCGCCCTGTTCCGGCACAGGCACATGGCGGCGCAACCCCGAAGCGCGCTGGCGGCTCGACCGGCGGGAACTGGAGCGGCTTGCGCGCGCGCAAGCCCATGTGCTGGATGTTGCCGCCGGGCTGGTCAAGCCGGGCGGCCGCCTGCTCTACGCGGTCTGTTCGGTGCTGGATGCGGAAGGGCCGGATCGGGTGGACGCCTTTCTCGCGGCCCGGCCCGGCTGGCGGGCAGACCGCCCGGATCTGCCGGCCGGACGCCAACGCGGGCAAGGAATCCGCTTGACGCCGCTTCACGACGGAACGGATGGATTTTTCGTCGCGCGTCTCGTTTCGCCGTGTTAA